The following DNA comes from Myxococcus fulvus.
TGTAGTCGCCCACCACGAGGACCTTGAGCGGCAGCTCGACCTCCGACTGCGCATTCCCGGTCTCCGACTTGTAGACGATGTTGACGCGCTCCTTCGGAGCCACAGACCCTTCCTTGCTCACCGCACGACCTCCTGGTTGGGGATGGCTTCGCTGCCCCCCGTCACAGAGACACCTTCAGCGCAGCACCGGGATCAAGCAGACAAAGCCGATGATAACGGGCAGTGAAGTCAGACACCAGCGCCTCCGGCGACTTTGGAGGAGGCCGCGTGAGCGCAAGCCATCCTTCCAGACACTCCGCCGCGAGCGCCGGCTCCCAGACATCCAGCCCGTGCGTCACCGACTCCCGGTCCAAAGACTCATAGAGGGCCCGCGCCACGGGGGCCTGCCCCGCCGCCGCGCACAGCCGCGCGAGCGAGAGCCGGGCCACGAATCGCTTGCGGCCCGTGCCCGCAGCGCCCACCTGGGTCTGCAGCAGCCCCACGGCGCCCGCGGGATTCCCACCGGCCAATAGCTTGCGCGCCTCGGCCAGCACGTCCGCGCCGCCGTCATCCTTCTCATCGCGCGAGGCCGGTGTGACCGACGGCGCCACAGGCGTGGCGAGCACGGTGTCCAGCCAGGTCCGCGTCTCATTGGAGGCCACGGGCGTGCCGTCGCCGAAGAGCAGCCCGGGGACGGCGGGCATGCGCTTGAGCCACGAGGCCAGCTCGCCCATCAGCGCCTGGCGCGCGGCGCCGTGTCCCAGCTCGCCCAGCGCCCGCGCGCTGAGGAAGTGCGGGTCCAGGAAGAAGCGGTGCTGGACGAGCGCCGACTCGGACTCCTCGAGCAGCTCCACCCAGCGCGCGTTCGCCGCCATGCGCTCCAGGTTGGCCCGCAGCGCGGCGGGCGGCGCGGGGATGCTCGTCTTGCCGCTGGCGTCCCCCGGAGGCGGCTGGGCCAGGTGCAGGTAGAGCCCCACGCGCAGGAGCCGGTAGGGCATGGGCTCCGCGGGCGACGCGCGCCGCACGAGCCCCGCCGCGCTCGCCAGCGCCGTGCCCGTCTGGCGCAGGAAGTCCACCGCGCCCTCCGCGCTCGCCAGCGCGCCCACCTCGGGCATCGCCGCCGCGGGCGCGGCCACCGGCGCGACCTTCGGTGGCGGAGGAGGCGCCGCGGCCGGAGCAGTCGGCGCGCTCGGGGCCGGTGCGGGCTTGTATGTGACGGGTGCGACGGGCGGCGGAGGCGGCGCGGCCTCGGGCAGCGACGCGAGCAGGCGCTGGACGCTCTCCAGCAGCGGGCGCATCGCGGGCCCGTTGGCCTCGAACTTCTGACGCGCCACCTCCGCCAGGCGCTTGGCCGCGACGTCGAGCGCCTCCACGCGCTCGCGGTCCGACGCGCCCACCTCCAGCGACGGCAGCTGATTGGACGCGCGCTCCACCAGC
Coding sequences within:
- the tssA gene encoding type VI secretion system protein TssA: MAMTLEQLKQRAKEWLEPVSAASPAGKAAKSEPGYLAVLAEVAKLEAVTGGAVDWALVLDSSGKVLQTSSKDLRIATYLAQGLYQTQGLDGLATGLVVVSELMDRYWPELFPELTRMRGRSNAVTWLVERASNQLPSLEVGASDRERVEALDVAAKRLAEVARQKFEANGPAMRPLLESVQRLLASLPEAAPPPPPVAPVTYKPAPAPSAPTAPAAAPPPPPKVAPVAAPAAAMPEVGALASAEGAVDFLRQTGTALASAAGLVRRASPAEPMPYRLLRVGLYLHLAQPPPGDASGKTSIPAPPAALRANLERMAANARWVELLEESESALVQHRFFLDPHFLSARALGELGHGAARQALMGELASWLKRMPAVPGLLFGDGTPVASNETRTWLDTVLATPVAPSVTPASRDEKDDGGADVLAEARKLLAGGNPAGAVGLLQTQVGAAGTGRKRFVARLSLARLCAAAGQAPVARALYESLDRESVTHGLDVWEPALAAECLEGWLALTRPPPKSPEALVSDFTARYHRLCLLDPGAALKVSL